A genomic stretch from Bacillus sp. N1-1 includes:
- a CDS encoding DUF420 domain-containing protein — MSDVKQRNYTPWIVGLSIAVNVLVVILFFLPEYSGEVGFDITLLPLLNAVFNSFTFVFLVAALIFIKQKNIKLHKRFIFAAFTTTALFLVSYVTYHGLSESTSFGGEGLIRSVYFFILISHIILAAAIVPLALITVTRGLNMQVAKHRKIARWTMPIWLYVSMTGVVVYLMISPYY; from the coding sequence ATGAGTGATGTAAAACAACGGAATTATACACCATGGATCGTTGGGCTATCCATTGCAGTTAACGTGCTCGTTGTTATCCTGTTTTTCCTACCCGAATACAGCGGTGAGGTAGGATTTGATATTACGCTTTTGCCTTTGCTTAACGCAGTTTTTAATAGCTTTACTTTTGTTTTCTTAGTAGCTGCGCTGATCTTTATTAAGCAAAAGAATATTAAGTTGCACAAGCGCTTTATTTTTGCCGCCTTTACAACGACAGCGTTATTTTTAGTTTCTTATGTAACGTATCACGGATTGTCTGAATCCACTTCTTTTGGAGGAGAAGGACTGATACGATCCGTCTATTTCTTTATTTTGATTTCACATATTATCCTTGCGGCTGCGATTGTTCCTCTTGCTTTAATCACAGTTACGCGCGGCCTTAATATGCAAGTTGCAAAACATAGGAAAATTGCAAGATGGACGATGCCGATCTGGTTGTATGTGAGTATGACAGGTGTTGTCGTTTATTTGATGATTTCTCCGTACTATTGA
- the deoD gene encoding purine-nucleoside phosphorylase: MSVHIGAKQGDIAETILLPGDPLRAKYIAETFLEDVVCYNEVRGMLGYTGTYKGERISVQGTGMGVPSISIYVNELIQSYGVKNLIRVGTCGALKKEVKVRDVILAMSATSDSGVNRLQFNGMDFAPTADFNLLKNAYDAASEKEMSVHVGNVFTSDSFYRDNPEIFQQLADYQVLGVEMETSALYTIAAKYGVNALTVLTVSDHIVTGEETTSEERQTTFKEMMIIALEAALKQK, translated from the coding sequence ATGAGTGTTCATATTGGTGCGAAACAAGGAGATATTGCGGAAACGATTTTATTACCCGGAGATCCGCTTCGTGCGAAGTACATTGCAGAAACGTTCTTAGAAGACGTTGTCTGCTATAACGAAGTAAGAGGAATGCTTGGATACACTGGTACATATAAAGGGGAAAGAATTTCTGTTCAGGGAACCGGTATGGGCGTGCCGTCGATTTCGATCTACGTGAATGAGCTTATTCAAAGCTATGGCGTAAAGAATTTGATTCGAGTTGGCACATGTGGCGCGTTGAAGAAAGAAGTGAAAGTAAGAGACGTCATTCTTGCGATGAGTGCCACTTCTGATTCTGGTGTAAACCGTCTTCAATTTAATGGCATGGATTTTGCCCCAACAGCTGATTTTAACCTATTAAAAAATGCTTATGATGCTGCATCCGAAAAAGAAATGAGTGTTCATGTAGGGAATGTGTTTACAAGTGATTCCTTCTATCGTGACAACCCGGAAATTTTCCAACAGCTTGCTGACTATCAAGTGCTAGGTGTTGAAATGGAAACTTCCGCTCTTTATACGATCGCTGCAAAATATGGCGTGAATGCACTGACCGTACTGACTGTTAGTGATCATATTGTAACGGGCGAAGAAACGACTTCTGAAGAGCGTCAAACAACGTTTAAAGAAATGATGATTATCGCTCTGGAAGCGGCTTTAAAACAAAAGTAA